A window from Drosophila kikkawai strain 14028-0561.14 chromosome 2L, DkikHiC1v2, whole genome shotgun sequence encodes these proteins:
- the LOC108081205 gene encoding protein qui-1 isoform X2 has protein sequence MAAPIDESVLNALRGVTSANTRLPKPLLIKIYVASLKQEFNQERRMLLELVGPELQTLYDDRQIELEFVDMHFGTGDLGVNQLERDPYMIHDYLHEIDVCHAHTKSVFFMVLVGDGIGRLLLPTTLDEDIFAAVMADPEMSADQEALLVKWYEKDAADSQRQLKQDYRLLPANEWLHESQQMQKFLECALQSLVQGASASERSADFVDRVQQLRRTQIEREVKQAMALTSEKILAVFRERAAQSSKRDVEASERLRKIKDELTMNLSTDNHTTLVVPGCAASEAIDPDNEDHESYLSKFKNKVTDKLRLLIEAHITNDPDVIKGRKKTVQEIFHEHSTHLRILRDHTASAALVESRVPQQLRQNLMANFRNGSRHAPYFICGADGSGKSAIMSHLYGQVSSWFGSTRVHRVIRFAKATPRSAYNLELLRVVCQQISIIFNIPEGYLPKDASFDPLYISTWFQNLLRRVEDMSNDVLFLFIDDLHLLNPLDCDIVTALSWLPTSLPWNVQIICSSTTPVEQLKFTPMQRDRFKSAEYQFDLNLGDFATRLKIPPQCVPGDVSFALYVEQQFDQLERHYGRQAVGGLAAYITCSEYGLTETELLELLMPTDDPESLIETKSGHFSFATFKKIHREMDTLLLLHDKIMSGKVLIQWRHNYCAAVAKRRYMDAQRTRSLHSELANLFFPQDEDESTLENESNASEARSVISAKDRERDRDKEKDSLSAVSAVSVGRKSSSTHHNDDTSTFYNPIAADVSYSMRHVEESWHHLMRSDDTTRFKQIAVCNFDFLLAAVQTVSISYLRCLIEHVRCYILDRDIELIYYTIRKSSDVLTRDPMQLGSQLISWLRPIGEHDDDDNSLLSMTVRSATAWCDGYAVPLLVPLTGWLPAPLPSQIRTMTVTGTGLIRAVWLAPSKQHLILATSSGDVQQWHIMSNSLEHIFKGHTAAVTCLLVAPQSEPELLLTGSEDASVLVWHVAHRERRGHINAHTAPITGVAAGVNNTLIISSSEDATIAITDLASGKLKHRITHHRGPVTGILVAGACDVLISGSHDRNICVWDLENFSLLNTMQMTSPVLRIDISWNSVFLLALCEDNALYVRTLATGKELHTLKGHKSKIRTISIGKDSQRCVVGCDDTRALIYDMHAGKLVRSMPPNPGPVTAVHAMDNDDFLVTVGGNKITFYSFRNEELYINPYSRHPRRKRSLKRHAQAQRSPSTTLPPITCFDLSRDSQQMAIASGRSVHLMRINTPEYQCSLEGHAAGVSCLKFAPNGEFLATGSEDRLVLIWNLSLGEISNTFKGHAAPVVKVVVLMDSLRVISTDRDSLLLVWMADSGNLLQTIQGPYKSLAVTNNMRFAASTNGDNTLKIWSLTQEDEKYSVSHSDEITCFEISADSAHIISGSRDMSLKVWQATGGKLSQVLVGHSDAVTCVAVSVSNKTQVLSGSKDTNLIIWDILTGEEVHTLAGHLGPVIGVKVSADGSTAVSGSDDKTLIVWETKRGLALTSLQMHVPFTHFDISLEVSRVLVQLVDSYNLPVICLHNTPAQYVKLPTYSGPSKDVEDLRPQGPKRQMKRLLKKEVSLDTYTWQKKYGHLTSSVMMAQVDERLKRRFSVSASMEEISKIAETKTGASQANLGPEQAALAQSQHFDQLEALWNKRSPPRRRHNAGLSRQTSLVEDRLESSDDDEYQDERADHFASGGGGYHKG, from the exons ATGGCGGCGCCCATCGACGAGAGCGTGCTAAATGCACTAAGGGGCGTCACCTCCGCCAACACCCGCCTGCCCAAGCCGCTGCTCATCAAGATCTACGTGGCCAGCCTGAAGCAGGAGTTCAACCAGGAGCGCCGCATGCTTCTCGAGCTGGTGGGTCCCGAGCTGCAGACGCTCTACGATGACAGGCAGATTGAG CTTGAGTTCGTGGACATGCACTTTGGCACCGGCGACCTGGGTGTCAACCAGTTGGAGCGGGATCCCTATATGATCCACGACTATCTGCACGAGATCGACGTTTGTCATGCCCACACCAAGAGTGTTTTCTTCATGGTCCTCGTGGGAGATGGCATCGGTCGTCTGCTGTTGCCCACAACCCTGGACGAGGACATCTTCGCCGCTGTCATGGCAGACCCGGAGATGTCCGCTGACCAGGAGGCGCTGCTGGTTAAGTGGTACGAGAAGGATGCAGCTGATTCCCAGCGACAGCTCAAGCAGGACTATCG ACTGCTGCCCGCGAACGAGTGGCTCCACGAATCGCAGCAGATGCAAAAGTTCCTGGAATGCGCCCTGCAATCCTTGGTTCAGGGAGCAAGTGCATCCGAACGATCGGCGGACTTTGTGGATCGCGTCCAGCAGCTGCGACGCACGCAGATTGAACGGGAAGTAAAGCAGGCCATGG ctctCACCAGCGAGAAAATCCTGGCTGTCTTCAGGGAGCGAGCCGCCCAGTCCAGCAAGAGGGACGTGGAGGCCAGTGAGCGGTTGCGAAAGATCAAGGACGAGCTAACCATGAACCTCTCCACGGATAATCACACAACCCTAGT GGTGCCTGGCTGTGCCGCCAGTGAGGCCATCGATCCGGACAACGAGGACCACGAGTCCTACTTGAGCAAGTTCAAGAACAAGGTCACCGACAAGCTCCGCCTGCTAATCGAGGCGCACATAACCAATGATCCCGACGTAATCAAGGGGAGGAAAAAGACTGTGCAG GAAATCTTTCATGAGCACTCGACTCATCTGCGCATCCTGCGCGATCACACGGCTAGTGCGGCGCTGGTGGAGTCGCGGGTGCCGCAGCAGCTGCGCCAGAACCTGATGGCCAACTTCCGGAACGGCAGCCGGCATGCTCCGTACTTCATCTGCGGAGCGGATGGGAGCGGCAAGAGCGCCATCATGAGCCACCTGTACGGACAGGTGAGCAGTTGGTTTGGATCAACGCGAGTGCATCGGGTGATTCGCTTCGCCAAGGCCACGCCCCGTTCCGCCTATAACCTGGAGCTGCTGAGAGTGGTGTGCCAGCAGATCTCAATCATATTCAATATACCCGAGGGCTACCTGCCCAAGGACGCCTCCTTCGATCCGCTGTACATCAGCACCTGGTTCCAGAACCTGCTGCGCCGCGTGGAGGACATGAGCAACGATGTGCTCTTCTTGTTCATCGACGATCTGCATCTGCTGAATCCGCTCGACTGCGACATAGTGACCGCCCTGTCTTGGCTGCCCACCTCGCTGCCGTGGAACGTGCAGATCATCTGCAGCTCCACCACCCCCGTGGAGCAGCTCAAGTTCACACCCATGCAGCGTGATCGCTTCAAGTCAGCCGAATATCAGTTCGACCTAAATCTGGGCGACTTCGCCACCCGGCTCAAGATCCCGCCGCAGTGCGTTCCGGGCGACGTGAGTTTCGCCCTGTACGTGGAGCAGCAGTTCGACCAGCTGGAGCGGCACTACGGCAGGCAGGCGGTGGGCGGACTGGCCGCCTACATCACTTGCTCGGAGTACGGGCTGACCGAGACggagctgctggagctgctcaTGCCCACCGACGATCCGGAGTCGCTGATCGAGACCAAGAGCGGACACTTTAGCTTTGCCACCTTCAAGAAGATTCACCGGGAAATGG ACaccctcctgctcctgcacgaCAAGATCATGTCCGGCAAGGTGTTGATCCAGTGGCGACACAACTACTGCGCTGCGGTTGCGAAGCGTCGCTACATGGACGCCCAGCGGACGCGGAGCCTGCACAGCGAGCTGGCCAACCTGTTCTTTCCccaggacgaggacgagagCACCCTGGAGAATGAATCGAATGCCAGCGAGGCCAGGTCAGTGATCAGCGCCAAGGACAGAGAGCGGGACAGGGACAAGGAGAAGGACTCCCTGTCAGCGGTATCGGCCGTTTCAGTTGGCCGCAAGTCCTCCTCGACGCACCACAACGACGACACCTCTACCTTCTACAATCCCATTGCCGCCGATGTCAGCTACAGCATGCGGCACGTGGAGGAGAGCTGGCACCACCTGATGCGCTCCGACGACACCACGCGGTTCAAGCAAATAGCCGTTTGCAACTTTGACTTTCTGCTGGCGGCG GTGCAAACCGTATCCATTAGCTACCTGCGCTGCCTGATCGAGCACGTGCGCTGCTACATCCTGGACAGGGACATCGAACTGATCTACTATACGATCCGCAAGTCCAGCGACGTCCTCACCCGCGATCCCATGCAGCTTGGCTCGCAGTTGATCTCCTGGCTGCGACCCATTGGGGagcacgacgacgacgacaactcGCTGCTCAGCATGACGGTACGCTCGGCCACGGCCTGGTGCGATGGCTATGCAGTGCCACTCCTGGTGCCGCTCACCGGCTGGCTGCCGGCACCGCTGCCCTCGCAGATCCGCACGATGACTGTGACTGGCACGGGCCTGATTCGCGCCGTGTGGCTGGCGCCGTCGAAGCAGCATCTCATCCTGGCCACCAGCTCCGGCGACGTGCAGCAGTGGCACATCATGAGCAATTCGCTGGAGCACATCTTCAAGG GACACACTGCGGCAGTCACGTGCCTCCTAGTGGCCCCGCAGTCGGAGCCGGAGCTGCTGCTGACCGGCTCCGAGGATGCCAGCGTCCTGGTCTGGCACGTCGCGCACCGCGAGCGTCGGGGGCACATTAA CGCCCACACGGCTCCCATTACGGGCGTGGCAGCCGGCGTCAATAACACGCTCATCATAAGCAGTAGCGAGGATGCAACCATCGCCATCACGGACCTGGCCAGCGGCAAACTG AAACACcgcatcacccaccaccgCGGGCCAGTGACTGGGATCCTGGTGGCCGGAGCCTGCGACGTCCTGATCTCGGGCAGCCACGACCGTAACATATGTGTGTGGGATCTGGAGAACTTCAGTCTGCTGAACACCATGCAGATGACGAGCCCCGTGCTGCGCATCGACATTTCCTGGAACTCG GTCTTCCTGCTGGCCCTGTGCGAGGACAATGCCCTTTATGTCCGCACCCTGGCCACCGGCAAGGAACTGCACACCCTCAAGGGGCACAAGTCAAAG ATCCGCACCATTTCCATTGGCAAGGATAGCCAGCGGTGCGTGGTGGGCTGCGATGACACGCGGGCTTTGATCTACGACATGCACGCCGGCAAATTGGTGCGATCCATGCCACCGAATCCGGGGCCAGTGACCGCCGTCCATGCGATGGACAACGACGACTTCCTGGTTACAGTGGGCGGCAACAAGATCACCTTCTACTCGTTCCGGAACGAGGAGCTCTACATAAATCCGTACTCACGGCATCCGCGGCGCAAGCGGAGCCTGAAGCGCCACGCGCAGGCGCAGCGATCTCCCTCGACCACCCTGCCACCCATCACCTGCTTCGATCTGTCGCGGGACTCTCAGCAGATGGCCATTGCCTCCGGACGAAGTGTCCATCTGATGCGGATCAACACGCCCGAGTATCAGTGCAGCCTGGAGGGCCATGCGGCGGGCGTGTCCTGCCTGAAGTTTGCCCCCAACGGCGAGTTCCTGGCCACCGGCTCCGAGGATCGATTGGTGCTCATTTGGAACCTGTCCTTGGGCGAGATCAGCAATACGTTCAAGGGCCATGCTGCTCCCGTGGTCaaggtggtggtgctgatggATTCCCTGCGGGTCATCTCCACGGATCGGGACTCCTTGCTCCTCGTCTGGATGGCGGACTCGGGCAATCTGCTGCAGACCATTCAGGGTCCCTACAAGAGCCTGGCCGTGACCAACAACATGCGCTTCGCCGCCTCCACCAATGGAGACAACACCCTCAAGATCTGGTCCCTCACGCAAGAGGACGAAAAGTACTCGGTGTCGCACTCCGATGAGATCACCTGCTTCGAGATTAGTGCTGACAGTGCCCACATCATTAGCGGATCGCGGGACATGTCCCTGAAGGTGTGGCAGGCCACGGGCGGCAAGCTCAGCCAGGTGCTGGTGGGACACAGTGACGCCGTGACCTGCGTGGCCGTCTCCGTGAGCAACAAAACCCAAGTGCTGTCCGGCTCCAAGGACACGAATCTCATCATCTGGGACATACTCACCGGCGAGGAGGTGCACACCTTGGCGGGACATCTGGGTCCTGTGATAGGAGTTAAAGTTTCGGCAGATG GTTCTACTGCGGTGTCTGGCAGCGATGACAAGACTTTGATCGTGTGGGAAACCAAGCGCGGCTTGGCCTTGACCTCGTTACAAATGCACGTGCCCTTCACCCACTTTGACATTAGCCTGGAGGTGTCCCGGGTCCTTGTCCAGCTGGTGGATAGCTACAATCTTCCTGTGATCTGTCTGCACAACACCCCGGCGCAGTATGTGAAGCTGCCCACGTATTCGGGTCCCAGCAAGGATGTCGAAG ATCTTCGACCCCAGGGCCCCAAGCGCCAGATGAAGCGGCTGCTGAAGAAGGAGGTCTCCCTGGACACGTACACCTGGCAGAAGAAGTACGGCCACCTGACCTCCTCCGTGATGATGGCCCAGGTAGATGAGCGGCTGAAGCGGCGCTTCAGCGTCTCCGCCAGCATGGAGGAGATCTCTAAAATCGCCGAGACCAAGACGGGGGCCTCGCAGGCAAACCTGGGACCGGAGCAGGCTGCTCTGGCCCAATCCCAGCACTTTGACCAGCTGGAGGCGCTGTGGAACAAGCGGTCGCCGCCGCGAAGGCGTCACAATGCG GGCCTGTCAAGGCAAACCTCGCTAGTGGAGGACCGCCTGGAGTCCTCGGACGACGACGAGTACCAGGACGAGCGCGCAG ATCATTTCGcttcaggaggaggaggatacCACAAAGGATAA
- the LOC108081205 gene encoding protein qui-1 isoform X1, protein MAAPIDESVLNALRGVTSANTRLPKPLLIKIYVASLKQEFNQERRMLLELVGPELQTLYDDRQIELEFVDMHFGTGDLGVNQLERDPYMIHDYLHEIDVCHAHTKSVFFMVLVGDGIGRLLLPTTLDEDIFAAVMADPEMSADQEALLVKWYEKDAADSQRQLKQDYRLLPANEWLHESQQMQKFLECALQSLVQGASASERSADFVDRVQQLRRTQIEREVKQAMALTSEKILAVFRERAAQSSKRDVEASERLRKIKDELTMNLSTDNHTTLVVPGCAASEAIDPDNEDHESYLSKFKNKVTDKLRLLIEAHITNDPDVIKGRKKTVQEIFHEHSTHLRILRDHTASAALVESRVPQQLRQNLMANFRNGSRHAPYFICGADGSGKSAIMSHLYGQVSSWFGSTRVHRVIRFAKATPRSAYNLELLRVVCQQISIIFNIPEGYLPKDASFDPLYISTWFQNLLRRVEDMSNDVLFLFIDDLHLLNPLDCDIVTALSWLPTSLPWNVQIICSSTTPVEQLKFTPMQRDRFKSAEYQFDLNLGDFATRLKIPPQCVPGDVSFALYVEQQFDQLERHYGRQAVGGLAAYITCSEYGLTETELLELLMPTDDPESLIETKSGHFSFATFKKIHREMDTLLLLHDKIMSGKVLIQWRHNYCAAVAKRRYMDAQRTRSLHSELANLFFPQDEDESTLENESNASEARSVISAKDRERDRDKEKDSLSAVSAVSVGRKSSSTHHNDDTSTFYNPIAADVSYSMRHVEESWHHLMRSDDTTRFKQIAVCNFDFLLAAVQTVSISYLRCLIEHVRCYILDRDIELIYYTIRKSSDVLTRDPMQLGSQLISWLRPIGEHDDDDNSLLSMTVRSATAWCDGYAVPLLVPLTGWLPAPLPSQIRTMTVTGTGLIRAVWLAPSKQHLILATSSGDVQQWHIMSNSLEHIFKGHTAAVTCLLVAPQSEPELLLTGSEDASVLVWHVAHRERRGHINAHTAPITGVAAGVNNTLIISSSEDATIAITDLASGKLKHRITHHRGPVTGILVAGACDVLISGSHDRNICVWDLENFSLLNTMQMTSPVLRIDISWNSVFLLALCEDNALYVRTLATGKELHTLKGHKSKIRTISIGKDSQRCVVGCDDTRALIYDMHAGKLVRSMPPNPGPVTAVHAMDNDDFLVTVGGNKITFYSFRNEELYINPYSRHPRRKRSLKRHAQAQRSPSTTLPPITCFDLSRDSQQMAIASGRSVHLMRINTPEYQCSLEGHAAGVSCLKFAPNGEFLATGSEDRLVLIWNLSLGEISNTFKGHAAPVVKVVVLMDSLRVISTDRDSLLLVWMADSGNLLQTIQGPYKSLAVTNNMRFAASTNGDNTLKIWSLTQEDEKYSVSHSDEITCFEISADSAHIISGSRDMSLKVWQATGGKLSQVLVGHSDAVTCVAVSVSNKTQVLSGSKDTNLIIWDILTGEEVHTLAGHLGPVIGVKVSADGSTAVSGSDDKTLIVWETKRGLALTSLQMHVPFTHFDISLEVSRVLVQLVDSYNLPVICLHNTPAQYVKLPTYSGPSKDVEDLRPQGPKRQMKRLLKKEVSLDTYTWQKKYGHLTSSVMMAQVDERLKRRFSVSASMEEISKIAETKTGASQANLGPEQAALAQSQHFDQLEALWNKRSPPRRRHNAGLSRQTSLVEDRLESSDDDEYQDERAGMLSASYDHIHLLARLPGLRSLHDAWKTNSLRVKRPHSRSARTKFYVSTPPPQNSHDGSSQQLDTNDPTTPAPLSPGQSTAPDLVRDLLLVSGSALPAAPESPQRISLRQLLHWPSLKSHLWRRQRNCQSLQPHIRLNPPERIRMRPTPIIVVENYDGRNVRQLRTDLVLHPQSSRASIGHIELDGRGSGNGNEQPLAKKPSTGSYWQRRWHLLRSKSARSESRHIPPPIREPGGTSNSNRSTPDPTANCNDCVAQ, encoded by the exons ATGGCGGCGCCCATCGACGAGAGCGTGCTAAATGCACTAAGGGGCGTCACCTCCGCCAACACCCGCCTGCCCAAGCCGCTGCTCATCAAGATCTACGTGGCCAGCCTGAAGCAGGAGTTCAACCAGGAGCGCCGCATGCTTCTCGAGCTGGTGGGTCCCGAGCTGCAGACGCTCTACGATGACAGGCAGATTGAG CTTGAGTTCGTGGACATGCACTTTGGCACCGGCGACCTGGGTGTCAACCAGTTGGAGCGGGATCCCTATATGATCCACGACTATCTGCACGAGATCGACGTTTGTCATGCCCACACCAAGAGTGTTTTCTTCATGGTCCTCGTGGGAGATGGCATCGGTCGTCTGCTGTTGCCCACAACCCTGGACGAGGACATCTTCGCCGCTGTCATGGCAGACCCGGAGATGTCCGCTGACCAGGAGGCGCTGCTGGTTAAGTGGTACGAGAAGGATGCAGCTGATTCCCAGCGACAGCTCAAGCAGGACTATCG ACTGCTGCCCGCGAACGAGTGGCTCCACGAATCGCAGCAGATGCAAAAGTTCCTGGAATGCGCCCTGCAATCCTTGGTTCAGGGAGCAAGTGCATCCGAACGATCGGCGGACTTTGTGGATCGCGTCCAGCAGCTGCGACGCACGCAGATTGAACGGGAAGTAAAGCAGGCCATGG ctctCACCAGCGAGAAAATCCTGGCTGTCTTCAGGGAGCGAGCCGCCCAGTCCAGCAAGAGGGACGTGGAGGCCAGTGAGCGGTTGCGAAAGATCAAGGACGAGCTAACCATGAACCTCTCCACGGATAATCACACAACCCTAGT GGTGCCTGGCTGTGCCGCCAGTGAGGCCATCGATCCGGACAACGAGGACCACGAGTCCTACTTGAGCAAGTTCAAGAACAAGGTCACCGACAAGCTCCGCCTGCTAATCGAGGCGCACATAACCAATGATCCCGACGTAATCAAGGGGAGGAAAAAGACTGTGCAG GAAATCTTTCATGAGCACTCGACTCATCTGCGCATCCTGCGCGATCACACGGCTAGTGCGGCGCTGGTGGAGTCGCGGGTGCCGCAGCAGCTGCGCCAGAACCTGATGGCCAACTTCCGGAACGGCAGCCGGCATGCTCCGTACTTCATCTGCGGAGCGGATGGGAGCGGCAAGAGCGCCATCATGAGCCACCTGTACGGACAGGTGAGCAGTTGGTTTGGATCAACGCGAGTGCATCGGGTGATTCGCTTCGCCAAGGCCACGCCCCGTTCCGCCTATAACCTGGAGCTGCTGAGAGTGGTGTGCCAGCAGATCTCAATCATATTCAATATACCCGAGGGCTACCTGCCCAAGGACGCCTCCTTCGATCCGCTGTACATCAGCACCTGGTTCCAGAACCTGCTGCGCCGCGTGGAGGACATGAGCAACGATGTGCTCTTCTTGTTCATCGACGATCTGCATCTGCTGAATCCGCTCGACTGCGACATAGTGACCGCCCTGTCTTGGCTGCCCACCTCGCTGCCGTGGAACGTGCAGATCATCTGCAGCTCCACCACCCCCGTGGAGCAGCTCAAGTTCACACCCATGCAGCGTGATCGCTTCAAGTCAGCCGAATATCAGTTCGACCTAAATCTGGGCGACTTCGCCACCCGGCTCAAGATCCCGCCGCAGTGCGTTCCGGGCGACGTGAGTTTCGCCCTGTACGTGGAGCAGCAGTTCGACCAGCTGGAGCGGCACTACGGCAGGCAGGCGGTGGGCGGACTGGCCGCCTACATCACTTGCTCGGAGTACGGGCTGACCGAGACggagctgctggagctgctcaTGCCCACCGACGATCCGGAGTCGCTGATCGAGACCAAGAGCGGACACTTTAGCTTTGCCACCTTCAAGAAGATTCACCGGGAAATGG ACaccctcctgctcctgcacgaCAAGATCATGTCCGGCAAGGTGTTGATCCAGTGGCGACACAACTACTGCGCTGCGGTTGCGAAGCGTCGCTACATGGACGCCCAGCGGACGCGGAGCCTGCACAGCGAGCTGGCCAACCTGTTCTTTCCccaggacgaggacgagagCACCCTGGAGAATGAATCGAATGCCAGCGAGGCCAGGTCAGTGATCAGCGCCAAGGACAGAGAGCGGGACAGGGACAAGGAGAAGGACTCCCTGTCAGCGGTATCGGCCGTTTCAGTTGGCCGCAAGTCCTCCTCGACGCACCACAACGACGACACCTCTACCTTCTACAATCCCATTGCCGCCGATGTCAGCTACAGCATGCGGCACGTGGAGGAGAGCTGGCACCACCTGATGCGCTCCGACGACACCACGCGGTTCAAGCAAATAGCCGTTTGCAACTTTGACTTTCTGCTGGCGGCG GTGCAAACCGTATCCATTAGCTACCTGCGCTGCCTGATCGAGCACGTGCGCTGCTACATCCTGGACAGGGACATCGAACTGATCTACTATACGATCCGCAAGTCCAGCGACGTCCTCACCCGCGATCCCATGCAGCTTGGCTCGCAGTTGATCTCCTGGCTGCGACCCATTGGGGagcacgacgacgacgacaactcGCTGCTCAGCATGACGGTACGCTCGGCCACGGCCTGGTGCGATGGCTATGCAGTGCCACTCCTGGTGCCGCTCACCGGCTGGCTGCCGGCACCGCTGCCCTCGCAGATCCGCACGATGACTGTGACTGGCACGGGCCTGATTCGCGCCGTGTGGCTGGCGCCGTCGAAGCAGCATCTCATCCTGGCCACCAGCTCCGGCGACGTGCAGCAGTGGCACATCATGAGCAATTCGCTGGAGCACATCTTCAAGG GACACACTGCGGCAGTCACGTGCCTCCTAGTGGCCCCGCAGTCGGAGCCGGAGCTGCTGCTGACCGGCTCCGAGGATGCCAGCGTCCTGGTCTGGCACGTCGCGCACCGCGAGCGTCGGGGGCACATTAA CGCCCACACGGCTCCCATTACGGGCGTGGCAGCCGGCGTCAATAACACGCTCATCATAAGCAGTAGCGAGGATGCAACCATCGCCATCACGGACCTGGCCAGCGGCAAACTG AAACACcgcatcacccaccaccgCGGGCCAGTGACTGGGATCCTGGTGGCCGGAGCCTGCGACGTCCTGATCTCGGGCAGCCACGACCGTAACATATGTGTGTGGGATCTGGAGAACTTCAGTCTGCTGAACACCATGCAGATGACGAGCCCCGTGCTGCGCATCGACATTTCCTGGAACTCG GTCTTCCTGCTGGCCCTGTGCGAGGACAATGCCCTTTATGTCCGCACCCTGGCCACCGGCAAGGAACTGCACACCCTCAAGGGGCACAAGTCAAAG ATCCGCACCATTTCCATTGGCAAGGATAGCCAGCGGTGCGTGGTGGGCTGCGATGACACGCGGGCTTTGATCTACGACATGCACGCCGGCAAATTGGTGCGATCCATGCCACCGAATCCGGGGCCAGTGACCGCCGTCCATGCGATGGACAACGACGACTTCCTGGTTACAGTGGGCGGCAACAAGATCACCTTCTACTCGTTCCGGAACGAGGAGCTCTACATAAATCCGTACTCACGGCATCCGCGGCGCAAGCGGAGCCTGAAGCGCCACGCGCAGGCGCAGCGATCTCCCTCGACCACCCTGCCACCCATCACCTGCTTCGATCTGTCGCGGGACTCTCAGCAGATGGCCATTGCCTCCGGACGAAGTGTCCATCTGATGCGGATCAACACGCCCGAGTATCAGTGCAGCCTGGAGGGCCATGCGGCGGGCGTGTCCTGCCTGAAGTTTGCCCCCAACGGCGAGTTCCTGGCCACCGGCTCCGAGGATCGATTGGTGCTCATTTGGAACCTGTCCTTGGGCGAGATCAGCAATACGTTCAAGGGCCATGCTGCTCCCGTGGTCaaggtggtggtgctgatggATTCCCTGCGGGTCATCTCCACGGATCGGGACTCCTTGCTCCTCGTCTGGATGGCGGACTCGGGCAATCTGCTGCAGACCATTCAGGGTCCCTACAAGAGCCTGGCCGTGACCAACAACATGCGCTTCGCCGCCTCCACCAATGGAGACAACACCCTCAAGATCTGGTCCCTCACGCAAGAGGACGAAAAGTACTCGGTGTCGCACTCCGATGAGATCACCTGCTTCGAGATTAGTGCTGACAGTGCCCACATCATTAGCGGATCGCGGGACATGTCCCTGAAGGTGTGGCAGGCCACGGGCGGCAAGCTCAGCCAGGTGCTGGTGGGACACAGTGACGCCGTGACCTGCGTGGCCGTCTCCGTGAGCAACAAAACCCAAGTGCTGTCCGGCTCCAAGGACACGAATCTCATCATCTGGGACATACTCACCGGCGAGGAGGTGCACACCTTGGCGGGACATCTGGGTCCTGTGATAGGAGTTAAAGTTTCGGCAGATG GTTCTACTGCGGTGTCTGGCAGCGATGACAAGACTTTGATCGTGTGGGAAACCAAGCGCGGCTTGGCCTTGACCTCGTTACAAATGCACGTGCCCTTCACCCACTTTGACATTAGCCTGGAGGTGTCCCGGGTCCTTGTCCAGCTGGTGGATAGCTACAATCTTCCTGTGATCTGTCTGCACAACACCCCGGCGCAGTATGTGAAGCTGCCCACGTATTCGGGTCCCAGCAAGGATGTCGAAG ATCTTCGACCCCAGGGCCCCAAGCGCCAGATGAAGCGGCTGCTGAAGAAGGAGGTCTCCCTGGACACGTACACCTGGCAGAAGAAGTACGGCCACCTGACCTCCTCCGTGATGATGGCCCAGGTAGATGAGCGGCTGAAGCGGCGCTTCAGCGTCTCCGCCAGCATGGAGGAGATCTCTAAAATCGCCGAGACCAAGACGGGGGCCTCGCAGGCAAACCTGGGACCGGAGCAGGCTGCTCTGGCCCAATCCCAGCACTTTGACCAGCTGGAGGCGCTGTGGAACAAGCGGTCGCCGCCGCGAAGGCGTCACAATGCG GGCCTGTCAAGGCAAACCTCGCTAGTGGAGGACCGCCTGGAGTCCTCGGACGACGACGAGTACCAGGACGAGCGCGCAGGTATGTTGTCCGCCTCCTACGACCACATCCACCTCCTTGCACGTTTGCCCGGCCTCCGATCCCTGCACGATGCATGGAAGACGAACAGCCTGCGGGTGAAACGGCCGCACTCGCGGTCCGCCCGCACTAAGTTCTATGTGagcacaccaccaccacagaACTCCCACGAcggcagcagccagcagctggACACGAATGACCCCACGACACCTGCACCGCTATCCCCCGGACAGAGTACCGCCCCCGATCTGGTCAGGGATTTGCTGCTGGTCTCCGGCTCAGCACTGCCCGCCGCGCCCGAATCACCGCAAAGGATCTCGCTGAGGCAGCTGCTCCACTGGCCCAGTCTCAAGTCCCATTTGTGGCGTCGCCAGCGGAACTGCCAGTCCCTGCAGCCGCACATCCGGCTGAATCCGCCGGAACGGATCCGGATGCGGCCCACGCCCATCATTGTGGTTGAGAACTACGACGGGCGGAATGTGCGGCAGCTGCGCACGGATCTGGTCCTGCATCCCCAGTCCAGTCGCGCCTCCATTGGCCACATCGAGCTAGACGGTCGAGGCAGCGGTAACGGCAACGAGCAGCCGCTGGCCAAGAAGCCCTCCACTGGCAGCTACTGGCAGCGTCGCTGGCACCTTTTGCGCTCCAAGTCCGCCCGGTCCGAGTCCCGGCATATTCCTCCGCCTATCCGGGAGCCGGGCGGCACCTCTAACTCGAATAGAAGCACCCCCGATCCCACGGCCAACTGCAACGACTGCGTTGCCCAATGA